A single Pan troglodytes isolate AG18354 chromosome X, NHGRI_mPanTro3-v2.0_pri, whole genome shotgun sequence DNA region contains:
- the LOC107971054 gene encoding LOW QUALITY PROTEIN: putative ferritin heavy polypeptide-like 19 (The sequence of the model RefSeq protein was modified relative to this genomic sequence to represent the inferred CDS: substituted 2 bases at 2 genomic stop codons): MVVVXRPRRRHHCTRPCLYPLRAPGKPTAFPLLPTPTLPALGPLSQVRRYHHPSCEAAINAHISLELHASYVYLSTAFYFDQDDAALEHFDRYFLCQSQEKREHAXELMSLQNLRGGCICLHDIRKPEGQGWESGLKSMECAFHLEKNINQSILELHQLAKENGDPQLCDFLENHFLNQQAKTIKELGGYLSNLRKMGAPEAGLAEYLFNKLTLGRSQKHT; this comes from the coding sequence ATGGTTGTGGTCTGACGTCCCCGCCGCCGCCACCACTGCACACGCCCATGCCTCTACCCGCTCCGGGCCCCTGGCAAACCCACTGcttttcccctcctccccacgCCCACGCTGCCCGCCCTGGGCCCGCTGTCACAGGTGCGACGGTACCACCATCCCAGCTGTGAGGCTGCCATCAATGCCCACATCAGCCTGGAGCTCCACGCATCCTATGTGTACCTGTCCACGGCCTTCTACTTCGACCAGGACGACGCGGCCCTGGAGCACTTTGACCGCTACTTCCTGTGCCAGTCGCAGGAGAAAAGGGAGCACGCCTAGGAGCTGATGAGCCTGCAGAACCTGCGCGGTGGCTGCATCTGCCTTCATGACATCAGGAAGCCAGAGGGCCAAGGCTGGGAGAGCGGGCTCAAGTCCATGGAGTGCGCCTTCCACCTGGAGAAGAACATCAACCAGAGCATCCTGGAGCTGCACCAGCTGGCCAAGGAGAACGGCGATCCCCAGCTCTGCGACTTCCTGGAGAACCACTTCCTGAACCAGCAGGCCAAGACCATCAAAGAGCTGGGTGGCTACCTGAGCAACCTGCGCAAGATGGGGGCCCCGGAAGCAGGCCTGGCAGAGTACCTCTTTAACAAGCTCACCCTGGGCCGCAGCCAGAAACACACCTGA